The Nostoc sp. 'Lobaria pulmonaria (5183) cyanobiont' genome window below encodes:
- a CDS encoding HlyD family efflux transporter periplasmic adaptor subunit, translating to MPHPNRSSPLPQDKQDEYQGYKQQEESVEFDEQTEAENESQDLYYGTEKLLDALPRIWTRGLLYALIAFAGLFLPWAILSKVDETGSARGRIEPKGATQKLDAQAGGSVKAVTVKEGDTVRAGQVLLELDSELLQTELQQVQSKLQGLQNRQSQLEVLKNQLLMSTSLLEQQNKSQELEKMAQVNQVQQNLDAKLSSYNLQKLEKQSLVKQAEQQISTSRDDRKSAETLLSIDSKQVERYSKLVQDGAVSPTQVDQLKKEEQESKRLYNRSLSDIKQAQLRLAQELNNYQVTIKTLESDIKQAKLRLQEEQSSYKSATQAGELAVMKNQEQLKDIQGQITATQSEIAQTKSQLIATKLQIQQRVVRSPINGVIFELPTTKPGAVVQVGQRIAQIAPTKTDFVLRANMPNQDSGFLKVGMPVKVKFDAYPFQEYGIVPGKVTWISPDSKVSQTPQGNIETYELEITLDQQYVQNGNKRIPLGAGQTANAEVIIRQRRVIDFVLDPFKKLKKGGLEM from the coding sequence ATGCCACATCCCAATAGATCGTCCCCACTTCCCCAAGATAAGCAAGATGAATATCAAGGTTACAAACAGCAAGAGGAATCGGTAGAATTTGACGAGCAGACAGAGGCAGAAAATGAAAGTCAAGATTTGTACTATGGTACAGAAAAACTACTCGATGCCTTACCTCGAATTTGGACTCGTGGTTTGTTGTATGCGCTCATCGCCTTTGCTGGTCTATTCTTACCTTGGGCAATTCTTTCAAAAGTAGATGAAACTGGTAGCGCCAGAGGGCGGATAGAACCTAAAGGCGCAACTCAAAAATTAGACGCTCAAGCAGGTGGGAGTGTCAAAGCAGTTACAGTCAAAGAAGGAGATACAGTCAGAGCCGGTCAGGTTTTACTGGAACTGGATTCTGAGTTGCTACAAACGGAACTGCAACAAGTCCAGAGCAAATTGCAAGGGTTACAAAATCGGCAATCCCAACTGGAAGTGCTGAAAAATCAACTCCTAATGTCAACTAGTCTTTTAGAACAACAAAATAAATCCCAAGAATTAGAAAAAATGGCTCAAGTTAACCAGGTGCAGCAAAACCTGGATGCCAAACTGAGTAGCTATAACCTCCAAAAGTTAGAAAAACAATCATTAGTTAAACAAGCAGAGCAGCAAATTTCTACCAGTCGCGACGATCGGAAATCGGCTGAGACCCTTTTGAGTATAGATTCTAAGCAAGTTGAACGTTATAGCAAACTCGTTCAAGATGGTGCAGTGTCTCCAACCCAAGTTGATCAACTCAAAAAAGAAGAGCAAGAAAGCAAACGACTCTATAACAGGTCTCTATCAGATATTAAACAAGCTCAATTGCGTTTAGCCCAAGAGCTAAATAATTATCAAGTAACTATCAAAACGTTGGAGTCTGATATCAAACAAGCAAAACTCCGACTGCAAGAAGAACAAAGTAGCTATAAAAGTGCCACGCAAGCCGGAGAACTAGCTGTAATGAAAAATCAGGAACAGCTAAAAGATATACAGGGACAAATAACAGCAACGCAATCAGAAATCGCTCAGACTAAAAGCCAGCTTATAGCTACAAAACTGCAAATTCAGCAGCGCGTGGTGCGATCGCCGATTAATGGGGTGATTTTTGAATTACCCACCACTAAGCCAGGAGCAGTGGTACAAGTCGGTCAAAGGATTGCCCAAATTGCACCCACAAAAACAGACTTCGTACTCAGAGCAAATATGCCTAATCAGGATAGCGGTTTCTTGAAGGTAGGAATGCCAGTAAAAGTTAAGTTTGATGCCTATCCCTTCCAAGAGTATGGCATTGTACCAGGGAAAGTTACTTGGATCTCTCCTGACTCGAAAGTTAGCCAAACACCCCAAGGAAACATCGAAACCTATGAATTAGAAATCACCTTAGACCAGCAGTATGTCCAAAATGGCAACAAACGTATTCCATTAGGTGCCGGTCAGACAGCAAATGCTGAAGTCATCATTCGTCAACGGCGAGTAATTGACTTTGTTTTAGATCCGTTCAAGAAACTGAAAAAGGGCGGTTTAGAGATGTAG
- a CDS encoding peptidase domain-containing ABC transporter — translation MPPVLSEQNVGERLLYTLGTKLSEKELDNFLAEMEIVEPPSAKQFWQSAQTNPGIYIILTGKVRLLDSSENLITTFGAWSVFGELTLFPEANFNPYVVRASTSLKLGYFRQEALQSLIDKYPNIRDRLFARAELWDLLLLCRQVSQFPRHTSQVSGMLKALSLFERHQLDTGSVSPEISQDSQLWLLYKGQLRHSEGHSSTPGTIFAQPKQGDWQTTQPTIAYILKNDQMQTALEYFPELGEWAFAMSVSKTESETEDWGLTTREKTFQSPKSKSKIIPFPQRENQSQQQPTKKSPFYFPSPKVQMGHWWKRITKSYPFYAQQSAADCGSACLVMIGNYWGKHFSINRLRDMTNVTRNGASLKAMAATAEYLGFATRPVKATLDKLAEQPLPAIAHWEGKHFIVVYEITKKRVIVCDPALGQRSLTKAEFQAGWTGYALLLQPTALLKSAKDESRSFWKFFELVKPHYRTLVEIFIASIVIQLFGLVTPVFTQLLLDRVLVQRSVPTLNAIGLGMIVFGLFGVAVNGVRQYLLFHTANRISIALLVGFIKHTFRLPLAYFESRFVGDIISRIQENQKIQHFLTGQTLSIVLDMLTLVVYLALMFSYSWRMALFVLCTVPPFFILALASTSILRRISRDIFNAANKEQSYLIESLSGIRTVRSLAIEQTVRWRWEELLNDLIKKDFNAQIIGNRLQIISGVIQTFVNTSLLWYGATQVINNELTIGQLVAFNMLVGNVLSPFQRLALLWNELQEIVISTERINDVLEAEPEEDLANKPRKSLGKLRGNICFQNVTFRYHSESDTNVLENLNFEIQPEQMVAVVGRSGSGKTTLSKLILGLYPPTDGKILIDGNDITSVSMRSLRSQIGVVDQDTFLFGGTVRENIAIANPNASSEEIIQAAKYAGADEFIQKLPMGYESEIGESGGMLSGGQRQRLAIARALLGNPRLLLFDEATSHLDSESERIIQNNLKTILKGRTSVIIAHRLSTVRNADLILVLDQGILVESGTHDELIAKKSHYYYLNQQQMSQVS, via the coding sequence ATGCCACCAGTGCTTTCTGAGCAAAATGTGGGTGAAAGACTTTTGTACACCTTGGGTACAAAACTTTCAGAAAAAGAATTAGATAATTTCTTGGCAGAAATGGAAATTGTGGAGCCACCATCAGCAAAGCAATTCTGGCAATCTGCACAAACGAATCCTGGTATATACATTATTCTTACAGGCAAAGTCCGACTGTTAGATAGCTCTGAGAATTTAATTACTACCTTTGGTGCATGGTCTGTTTTTGGTGAATTGACTTTGTTTCCCGAAGCTAACTTTAATCCTTATGTAGTTAGAGCTTCGACAAGCTTAAAACTTGGCTATTTCAGGCAAGAAGCATTGCAAAGCTTGATAGACAAGTATCCTAACATTCGCGATCGCCTATTCGCCCGTGCAGAACTTTGGGATTTGTTGTTGTTGTGTCGCCAAGTATCACAATTTCCACGCCATACATCACAAGTTTCAGGAATGCTCAAAGCCTTATCTTTGTTTGAGCGACACCAGTTAGACACTGGCTCTGTGAGTCCAGAAATATCCCAAGATTCACAGTTGTGGCTATTATACAAAGGTCAACTGCGGCATTCTGAAGGTCATTCTTCGACACCAGGTACAATCTTTGCTCAACCAAAACAAGGAGATTGGCAAACAACCCAACCAACGATTGCTTACATTCTGAAAAACGACCAGATGCAAACAGCACTAGAATACTTCCCAGAGTTGGGGGAGTGGGCTTTTGCCATGAGTGTCAGCAAAACGGAATCGGAGACTGAGGACTGGGGACTGACTACTAGAGAAAAAACTTTCCAATCTCCAAAATCTAAATCTAAAATTATTCCTTTTCCCCAAAGAGAGAACCAGTCACAACAACAGCCAACAAAAAAATCACCTTTTTACTTTCCCAGTCCGAAAGTACAAATGGGGCATTGGTGGAAACGTATCACCAAAAGCTATCCCTTCTATGCCCAACAAAGTGCAGCTGATTGTGGCTCTGCTTGCTTGGTGATGATTGGTAACTATTGGGGCAAACATTTTAGTATCAATCGCCTACGGGATATGACCAATGTCACTCGCAACGGTGCATCCCTAAAGGCGATGGCAGCAACAGCAGAATACCTGGGTTTTGCCACCCGTCCAGTGAAAGCTACTCTTGATAAATTAGCAGAACAACCTTTACCTGCAATTGCTCACTGGGAAGGTAAACACTTTATTGTTGTCTATGAAATTACCAAAAAGCGGGTGATTGTATGTGACCCGGCTCTTGGTCAACGCAGTCTGACAAAAGCTGAATTTCAAGCAGGTTGGACTGGTTATGCATTGTTACTGCAACCTACAGCTCTACTAAAAAGTGCTAAGGACGAAAGTAGAAGCTTCTGGAAATTTTTTGAGTTAGTCAAACCTCACTATCGAACACTGGTAGAAATTTTCATAGCTTCGATAGTAATTCAATTATTTGGGTTAGTAACGCCAGTATTTACCCAGTTGTTGCTCGACAGAGTACTTGTGCAACGTAGTGTTCCAACCTTAAACGCCATTGGTTTGGGAATGATTGTTTTTGGGTTGTTTGGTGTTGCTGTCAACGGTGTACGGCAATATCTCTTATTTCACACTGCTAACCGCATTAGTATCGCCTTACTCGTAGGCTTCATCAAACATACCTTCCGTTTACCCCTTGCTTATTTCGAGTCGCGTTTCGTTGGGGATATAATCTCGCGCATCCAAGAAAACCAGAAAATTCAGCACTTCCTAACTGGTCAGACACTCTCCATTGTGTTGGATATGCTGACATTAGTGGTTTATCTGGCTTTGATGTTCTCCTATAGCTGGCGGATGGCATTATTCGTGCTGTGTACTGTACCGCCATTTTTTATCTTGGCGCTGGCCAGCACAAGTATTTTGCGCCGCATCTCCAGAGATATTTTTAATGCAGCTAACAAAGAACAAAGCTATCTCATAGAATCCCTAAGTGGAATTCGTACTGTCCGCTCATTAGCAATTGAACAGACAGTGCGTTGGCGTTGGGAGGAACTGCTAAACGATTTAATCAAAAAAGACTTTAATGCTCAAATTATTGGCAATCGCCTACAAATTATCAGTGGCGTCATCCAAACCTTTGTAAATACTTCATTATTGTGGTACGGAGCAACCCAGGTAATTAATAACGAACTGACTATAGGACAACTAGTTGCTTTCAATATGTTGGTGGGTAACGTCTTGAGTCCTTTCCAACGGCTAGCTCTGCTGTGGAATGAATTACAGGAAATCGTGATTTCTACCGAACGGATTAATGATGTGTTGGAGGCGGAACCAGAAGAAGACTTAGCAAATAAACCTCGCAAGTCGTTGGGTAAACTCCGCGGTAACATTTGTTTTCAGAATGTTACCTTTCGTTATCACTCAGAAAGTGACACTAACGTATTAGAAAATCTCAACTTTGAAATTCAGCCGGAACAGATGGTTGCAGTCGTAGGGCGCAGCGGTTCTGGAAAAACAACTCTCAGTAAATTGATTTTGGGTTTATACCCACCGACAGATGGCAAAATACTCATTGATGGTAACGATATCACCAGTGTATCTATGCGATCGCTCCGTTCCCAAATCGGCGTTGTAGACCAAGATACTTTTCTGTTTGGTGGGACTGTTCGCGAAAACATTGCGATCGCTAATCCAAATGCTTCTTCTGAAGAAATTATCCAAGCAGCAAAATATGCCGGAGCCGATGAATTTATTCAAAAATTACCGATGGGTTACGAATCCGAAATTGGTGAAAGCGGCGGAATGCTCTCTGGTGGACAGCGCCAACGCCTAGCAATTGCTCGTGCTTTGCTCGGAAATCCTCGGTTATTACTGTTTGATGAAGCCACTAGTCACCTAGATTCAGAATCAGAACGGATTATTCAAAACAACCTCAAAACAATTCTTAAAGGACGCACAAGTGTAATTATTGCCCATCGCCTCTCTACAGTCCGCAACGCGGACTTAATCCTGGTTTTGGATCAAGGTATTTTGGTAGAAAGCGGTACCCACGACGAATTAATCGCTAAAAAAAGTCATTATTACTACCTGAATCAACAACAGATGTCTCAAGTTAGTTGA
- a CDS encoding acyl-CoA dehydrogenase family protein, whose translation MSQLEQAVPNTFVAKGLETLPNIFDRVEALAKDFATRAGAHDRDASFPFENFTALHEAGLLNLTIPHEFGGQDLGLATICQVIEGIARGDASTALVLTMHYLQHAHAARSRRWHPEVYKRLCRESIEGIAMLNAARVEPELGTPARGGLPATIAERTAEGWRLTGHKQYTTGSPILSYFVVWARTTEDKPQVGNFLVPHDLPGLQIVETWDHLGMRATGSHDLILENVLIPSEYALSINPISAAPSFDPLISTWGSLTVSALYLGVATSARDWLAKYLWERSPSNLQEPLATLPRFQTAVGEIEALLFANNRLIYSLAQDIDKGEYQPQVGLQAQAVKYLTTTNSIRAVEIALELTGNPGLLKRNPLERHYRDVLCSRIHTPQNDVICQSLGKSVLKVK comes from the coding sequence ATGTCACAGTTGGAGCAAGCAGTGCCAAACACCTTTGTAGCCAAAGGCTTAGAAACTCTCCCTAATATTTTCGACCGAGTTGAGGCTCTGGCCAAAGATTTTGCCACCCGCGCAGGGGCACACGATAGAGATGCTTCCTTTCCCTTCGAGAATTTTACAGCTTTGCATGAGGCAGGATTGCTCAACCTCACCATTCCACATGAATTTGGTGGTCAGGATTTGGGGTTGGCAACTATCTGCCAGGTGATTGAAGGGATAGCGCGTGGCGATGCTTCGACCGCATTAGTACTGACAATGCACTATCTTCAACATGCTCATGCAGCCCGTAGCCGTCGCTGGCATCCAGAAGTCTATAAGCGACTGTGTCGTGAATCAATTGAAGGCATTGCTATGCTGAATGCTGCCCGTGTTGAGCCAGAGTTAGGAACACCAGCTAGAGGCGGATTGCCTGCGACAATTGCCGAACGAACAGCAGAGGGCTGGCGTTTAACAGGACATAAGCAATACACCACGGGCAGTCCCATCCTCAGCTATTTTGTTGTTTGGGCACGGACAACCGAAGATAAACCACAAGTTGGGAATTTTCTAGTTCCGCACGATCTGCCAGGTTTGCAAATTGTCGAAACCTGGGATCACCTGGGAATGAGGGCTACAGGTAGCCACGACCTCATTTTAGAGAATGTATTAATTCCTTCAGAGTATGCTCTAAGTATCAACCCTATATCTGCTGCGCCATCTTTTGATCCGCTAATTTCCACTTGGGGCAGTTTGACAGTGAGTGCCTTATATCTGGGTGTTGCGACTAGTGCGCGAGACTGGCTTGCTAAATATCTTTGGGAGCGATCGCCTTCTAATCTCCAAGAGCCACTGGCAACTCTGCCACGCTTCCAAACTGCCGTGGGTGAGATAGAAGCACTGCTATTTGCTAATAATAGATTGATTTATAGTTTGGCTCAAGATATTGACAAGGGCGAATATCAGCCTCAGGTAGGATTACAGGCACAGGCTGTTAAATATCTCACTACAACCAACTCGATTCGTGCTGTGGAGATTGCCTTAGAACTAACTGGTAATCCTGGTTTATTAAAAAGGAATCCTTTAGAACGTCACTACCGTGACGTTCTATGTAGCCGTATACATACACCACAGAATGATGTTATTTGTCAGTCATTAGGGAAGTCTGTACTGAAAGTCAAGTGA
- a CDS encoding D-2-hydroxyacid dehydrogenase has translation MVKLILPDHLIADIEPHLPSNIDVVEVDSEGNLDGDASDAEIYVNGFYLKTSTLDKVLTAAPTLRWQQSPSAGVNHILTPTFLQKDIILTNGAGVHAIPISEFVLAFMLYHAKNMRKLQTLQNEHTWVRGVFLEELADATLLILGTGNIGQAMPSAGYANASRAKAFGVTVWGSRRHPEPLPNFDKVVGADEWRSLLPAADYVVIATPLTPETKGLIDEAALRSMRQSAYLINIARGAIVDEAALLTALREGWIAGAGLDTVATEPLPPESPLWSLPNAFITPHCSALSPPLRERIAQLFIDNLKRYQTGQPLRNVVDKQAGY, from the coding sequence ATTGTGAAATTAATTTTACCCGATCATCTCATTGCAGATATAGAGCCACACCTACCATCTAATATAGATGTAGTAGAGGTGGATAGTGAAGGTAATCTTGATGGTGATGCCAGTGATGCAGAGATTTATGTCAATGGATTTTACCTGAAAACCTCTACTCTTGACAAAGTACTGACAGCAGCACCCACGCTGCGTTGGCAACAGTCACCAAGTGCTGGCGTGAATCACATCCTCACGCCAACTTTTTTGCAAAAGGACATTATTCTCACCAATGGTGCAGGGGTTCATGCAATTCCAATTTCGGAATTTGTACTAGCATTTATGCTCTATCACGCCAAGAATATGCGGAAATTACAAACTTTGCAGAATGAACACACTTGGGTAAGAGGAGTGTTTCTCGAAGAGTTGGCAGACGCGACTTTATTAATTCTCGGCACAGGAAATATCGGTCAAGCGATGCCTTCGGCGGGCTACGCCAACGCATCTCGTGCTAAAGCCTTTGGAGTTACAGTTTGGGGTAGTCGCCGCCATCCCGAACCCCTACCGAATTTTGACAAAGTTGTGGGTGCTGATGAGTGGCGATCGCTCTTGCCGGCAGCAGACTATGTAGTTATTGCTACACCACTTACTCCAGAAACTAAAGGCTTGATCGATGAAGCTGCGTTGCGCTCTATGCGTCAATCTGCTTACCTAATTAATATTGCTCGTGGTGCGATCGTGGATGAAGCCGCATTACTTACCGCACTACGTGAGGGCTGGATTGCGGGTGCTGGATTAGATACGGTTGCAACCGAACCTCTGCCGCCAGAAAGTCCCCTATGGTCGCTACCGAATGCTTTTATCACACCCCATTGTTCAGCCTTGTCGCCACCCCTGAGAGAGCGCATAGCACAACTGTTTATCGACAATCTCAAACGCTATCAAACCGGTCAGCCCTTGCGGAATGTCGTAGACAAACAAGCAGGATACTGA
- a CDS encoding D-2-hydroxyacid dehydrogenase, whose amino-acid sequence MKLILPLDLIADIEPHLPPDTEVVTVDVEGNLDGDASDAEVYFSWFLSRSPILHKIIEAAPALCWHHAPNAGVNHILTPTYLKRDIILTNGAGVHGIPIAEFVITYILAHAKHLQELYALQAERHWKRGFAIQELTDATLLIIGAGGIGQEIAARAKPFGLRIIGSRRHPQELPNFDKVVGADEWRSLLPGVDYVVIATPLTPETKKFIDESVLRSLPTHAYLINIARGGVIDESALIKALTEGWIAGAALDTVNSEPLPPESPLWSLPNIFITPHTSGHSPKSKQRSIALFIDNLKRYQAGQPLRNVVDKKAGY is encoded by the coding sequence ATGAAGCTGATTTTACCGCTCGATCTCATTGCTGACATTGAGCCTCATCTACCGCCTGATACAGAGGTTGTCACGGTAGATGTTGAAGGAAATTTAGACGGCGATGCTAGCGATGCTGAAGTTTATTTCAGTTGGTTTTTATCCAGAAGTCCGATACTGCATAAAATAATAGAAGCAGCACCTGCACTATGTTGGCATCATGCACCAAATGCAGGGGTGAATCACATCCTGACACCAACTTATTTAAAAAGAGATATTATCCTCACAAATGGGGCAGGAGTGCATGGGATTCCGATCGCAGAATTTGTAATCACTTATATACTGGCTCATGCCAAGCATCTACAGGAATTATATGCTTTACAAGCAGAACGTCACTGGAAAAGAGGCTTTGCCATCCAAGAGTTGACAGATGCAACCTTGCTAATTATTGGCGCTGGTGGTATTGGTCAAGAAATCGCCGCCCGTGCTAAACCCTTTGGCTTAAGAATTATTGGCAGTCGCCGTCATCCCCAAGAGCTACCAAATTTTGATAAAGTAGTGGGTGCTGATGAATGGCGATCGCTCCTGCCAGGGGTTGATTATGTAGTTATTGCGACACCACTAACTCCAGAAACCAAAAAATTTATTGATGAATCTGTATTGCGATCGCTCCCAACTCATGCTTACCTAATTAATATTGCTCGCGGTGGCGTAATCGATGAATCAGCATTAATAAAAGCGCTTACAGAAGGTTGGATTGCAGGTGCAGCATTAGACACAGTTAACTCCGAACCATTACCACCAGAAAGTCCTTTGTGGTCACTTCCTAACATCTTTATCACACCTCATACTTCCGGTCATTCACCCAAAAGTAAACAGCGTTCAATAGCTCTATTTATCGATAATCTAAAGCGTTACCAAGCTGGTCAGCCGTTACGAAATGTAGTAGATAAAAAAGCAGGATACTAA
- a CDS encoding ATP-binding cassette domain-containing protein translates to MSSNIQGTQLSILDLTKAFGNKTVLNSLNLEVEAGEFVAIVGRSGCGKSTLLRLVSGLDRATSGGILLDGEPLHKLSRSVTVMFQDPRLLPWKRVVQNVGLGLEGNWREKALWALNKVGLKDRADEWPYVLSGGQRQRVSLARALVSQPRLLLLDEPLGALDALTRIEMQALIENLWQERRFSAFLVTHDVEEAVALADRVIVIEQGKISMDLPVKLSRPRDRSSEVFINIREAVLERVMSNETTQPTNQLLQLSS, encoded by the coding sequence ATGAGTTCAAATATACAGGGTACACAATTAAGTATTTTGGATTTGACGAAAGCTTTTGGCAATAAAACTGTTTTAAACTCGCTGAATTTAGAAGTTGAAGCAGGTGAGTTTGTCGCTATTGTCGGGCGAAGTGGTTGTGGTAAGAGTACCTTATTGCGTCTGGTGTCAGGATTAGATAGAGCAACTTCAGGTGGAATACTACTGGATGGAGAACCACTGCATAAACTCAGCCGCTCTGTAACAGTGATGTTTCAAGATCCCCGCTTGCTCCCGTGGAAGCGCGTTGTTCAGAATGTGGGGTTGGGCTTAGAAGGTAATTGGCGTGAAAAAGCTTTGTGGGCACTCAATAAAGTCGGACTCAAAGATAGAGCTGATGAATGGCCTTATGTTTTGTCTGGAGGACAACGGCAAAGGGTATCATTGGCCAGAGCGTTAGTCAGTCAGCCCCGTTTGTTATTGCTAGATGAACCTTTGGGAGCATTGGATGCTCTAACTCGAATAGAGATGCAGGCTTTGATTGAAAACTTATGGCAAGAACGAAGATTTAGTGCATTTTTAGTTACTCACGATGTAGAAGAGGCTGTGGCATTGGCAGACCGAGTGATAGTGATTGAGCAAGGAAAAATTTCTATGGATTTGCCTGTGAAACTTTCACGTCCACGTGATAGAAGTAGCGAAGTGTTTATCAATATCAGAGAAGCAGTTTTAGAACGAGTAATGAGCAATGAAACTACTCAGCCAACTAATCAATTGTTACAGTTGAGTAGTTGA
- the ssuC gene encoding aliphatic sulfonate ABC transporter permease SsuC codes for MTITFKSTKSKNNISLSEVLDNPQIEKIVPWIVPVTVLIIWELASITGLLSSRILPAPSGVIATAIKLGSTGEIFQHIGISAGRAISGFIVGGSIGFSLGLLNGFSRVAEKLLDSSLQMLRTIPNLALIPLVILWFGIGDQARLFLVSMGVFFPLYLNTFHGIRSVDPGLIEMGKVYGLKTPQLLWQIIFPGALSSILVGVRFSLGIMWLTLIVAETIAADSGLGYMAMNAREFMQTDVVVLSIVIYALLGKLADSLARGLETKFLAWNPNYQKS; via the coding sequence ATGACTATTACCTTTAAAAGCACCAAAAGCAAAAATAATATCTCCCTAAGCGAGGTGTTAGACAACCCGCAAATCGAGAAAATAGTTCCTTGGATTGTGCCTGTTACCGTATTAATTATTTGGGAACTTGCTTCTATAACTGGCCTACTTTCAAGCAGGATTTTGCCAGCACCTAGTGGTGTAATCGCTACAGCAATTAAACTAGGCTCAACTGGAGAAATATTCCAACATATAGGAATTAGTGCTGGACGGGCGATATCTGGTTTTATAGTTGGTGGCAGTATTGGCTTCAGTTTGGGATTACTCAATGGCTTTTCTCGTGTAGCAGAAAAGTTATTGGATAGTTCCCTGCAAATGCTCCGTACTATACCTAATTTGGCATTAATTCCGCTAGTGATTCTCTGGTTTGGTATTGGCGATCAAGCTAGATTATTTCTAGTATCTATGGGGGTATTTTTCCCGTTATATCTCAATACATTTCATGGTATCCGCAGTGTTGACCCTGGACTGATCGAAATGGGAAAAGTCTATGGATTAAAAACACCACAACTTCTGTGGCAAATCATTTTCCCAGGAGCTTTGTCTTCTATTCTCGTTGGTGTCCGTTTTTCTTTGGGGATTATGTGGTTGACATTAATTGTGGCAGAGACGATCGCAGCAGATTCTGGTCTTGGTTATATGGCAATGAATGCCCGTGAGTTTATGCAAACTGATGTTGTGGTTTTGAGTATTGTAATCTATGCACTGCTGGGTAAATTAGCAGATTCTCTTGCCAGAGGATTAGAAACAAAATTCTTGGCTTGGAACCCCAATTATCAAAAGTCCTAA
- the ssuD gene encoding FMNH2-dependent alkanesulfonate monooxygenase, giving the protein MQILWFIPTGSHDGRYLGTDIGSRVVTPDYLQQIAQAVDNLGYTGALLPTGSSCEDAWITAAAFISVTKQMKFLVAIRPGITSPGAAARMAATFDRISKGRLLINVVTGGDPLQLAGDGLHLSHDDRYDLTDEFLTVWRGIVSGETVDFKGNYLDIKGGKLLFPPVQQPYPPLWFGGSSAAAKRVAAKHIDVYLTWGEPPQQVAQKIAEVRKLAAEQGRTVRFGIRLHVIVRETESAAWDAANELIKYVNDDAIAKAQKDLANSDSEGQQRMSQLHSGSREALEISPNLWTGIGLVRGGAGTALVGDPDTVAARMLEYRNLGIETFVFSGYPHLEEAYRTAELLFPRLPLQSEPAPLTPPVLSPIGDDFANQKFGKQLTSAS; this is encoded by the coding sequence ATGCAAATTCTTTGGTTTATTCCTACTGGATCTCATGACGGACGCTATTTAGGCACAGATATTGGCTCTCGTGTTGTCACACCTGATTATTTACAACAAATTGCCCAAGCTGTGGATAATTTAGGTTACACGGGCGCATTGTTACCTACTGGGAGTTCTTGTGAAGATGCTTGGATAACTGCCGCTGCTTTCATATCTGTCACCAAGCAGATGAAATTTCTCGTAGCAATTCGTCCGGGAATTACTTCCCCAGGTGCTGCTGCACGGATGGCAGCAACATTTGACCGAATTTCTAAAGGAAGATTGTTAATTAATGTAGTCACAGGTGGAGATCCTCTGCAACTGGCTGGGGATGGCTTGCATCTTAGTCATGACGATCGCTATGATTTAACCGATGAATTTCTCACAGTTTGGCGGGGTATCGTTAGCGGGGAAACAGTCGATTTTAAAGGAAACTACCTGGATATCAAAGGTGGTAAGCTCCTATTCCCACCAGTTCAACAACCCTATCCACCTTTGTGGTTTGGTGGTTCATCTGCTGCTGCCAAGCGGGTTGCTGCTAAACATATAGATGTTTACCTGACTTGGGGCGAACCTCCACAACAAGTGGCCCAAAAGATTGCCGAAGTTAGGAAATTGGCGGCGGAACAAGGTAGAACAGTCCGTTTTGGGATTCGCTTGCATGTAATTGTGCGAGAAACCGAGTCAGCTGCTTGGGATGCTGCCAATGAGCTAATTAAGTATGTCAATGACGATGCGATCGCTAAAGCTCAGAAAGACCTTGCTAATTCTGATTCTGAAGGACAGCAGCGTATGAGTCAACTACATAGTGGTAGCCGAGAAGCCTTAGAGATTAGCCCCAACCTGTGGACAGGAATTGGATTGGTGCGGGGTGGTGCTGGTACGGCCTTAGTTGGAGATCCTGACACCGTTGCGGCTAGGATGCTGGAATATCGCAATTTGGGCATAGAAACATTCGTTTTCTCTGGATATCCCCATTTAGAAGAAGCGTATCGCACCGCTGAATTATTATTTCCCCGCCTACCGTTGCAAAGCGAACCGGCACCTTTAACGCCACCAGTTTTGAGTCCCATTGGCGATGATTTCGCTAATCAAAAATTTGGGAAACAACTAACAAGTGCTTCATGA